The sequence GCGCCCCGCCATGACCGCGACGTCCCCGGCCGCGCGCCTCGAAGAGGCGATCCGGAGCGGCACCGCGCCGCGGCCCGCCCGTCTCGCCGCCGCGCGGGGCGCCTTGCCCCTCGAACCGGGGCAGCTCGTCGCGCTGCAGGTGCTCCTGGCCGGAGACCCCGACGGGGAGATCGCGGCAGCGGCCCGCGCCTCCCTCGACGCCCTCGACGCCGACTCGGCCCGCGATCTCGCCGAGGATCCGGCGACGCCGGCGCACGTTCTCTCCTTCCTCGCGGCGGAGATCGCGCGCTTCGACGGCTGCGGGCCGGCGCTCGCCCGCCGAGCCGATCTTCCGGAGGACGCGGCGCTCGCGCTCGCACGGGGCACCGACGCGGAGGCGCTCGAAGCGCTCGCCCTGAACCAGGAGCTGCTGGCCCGGCACCGCCCGGTCGGCGACGCACTGCGCGACAACGCCGCGCTGCCGGCGGCCGCGCGGCCGAAGCTTCTCGACTACCTGGACGAGCTCGGCAAGCGGGCCGGTGCGGGGGCGGCGGGCGCCGCCGAGCGGGAACTGCGGCCCGCGAAGGATCCCTTCCTCGCCGCGCTCGGCTTCGACGCCGAGGTTGAAGCGCTCCTGCCGACGCTGGACCTCGACCTCGGACAGCTCACCGAACGGAGCGAGCTTCTGGGCGAGGTCGAAACGGAGCGCGAGGCGAACGTCATCAAGCGGCTCTCCGGGCTCAAGATCGGCCAGAAGATCCGCGTCGCGCTGTTCGGGAACCGCGAGGAAAGGATGGTCCTCATCCGGGATTCGAACCGGACCGTCGCGACTGCGGTGCTCAAGAACCCCCAGTTTTCGGAGGAGGAGGCGGAAGCGGTTTCGAATTCCCGCAACGTCAGCCAGGAGGTCCTGCGCCTGGTGGCGCAGCACCGGGAATTCGCGAGGAACTACCACATCCAGCACAATCTGGTGAAGAACCCGCGCACGCCCATCGAAATCGCCCAGACGTTGGTCTCGCGCCTGAACGACAAGGATCTCAAGCTCCTCACGAAGAACCGCAACGTCTCCGACGCCGTGCGCCGCCAGGCCAAGCGCCTGCTCGAGGCACGCGAGGCCCGCCGGCGCGTCCGCGTGAGGAGGAGTCGATGACGCGGGCGGAGGGCCGGGCGCGCCCGGAGGCGGCGGTTTGCGGTAGAGTAGGCGGCCGCGGACCGGGGCCCCGTGCGGGGCGCCAGCCGCGTGGTTGAGCCGGGGCCCACGCCATGCGCGCGCTCAAGGTCGTTCGCCAGCACTTCCGCAACTACCACCTCAAGTCGGGCGTGTATCACTTCCACCGCGGCGAGCACGGCCCGGCCGCCGATTTCCTTACGCGCGCGATCGAGCAGGACGAAGAGATCAGCGCAGCGGACCGGCGAGCCGCACTCTACTACCTCGTGCAGACTCGCATCGGCGCCGCCGAATCCTTCGCCGCACGGGGGGAACTCGAAAGGGCCGCCGAGGAGTACCGGCGCGCGCTCGCGGTCATGCCGGACTACCCGGACGTGCACTTCCGCCTGGCGCGCACCTTGCGGCGCCTCGACCGGCTGGAGGAGAGTCTCGCTCATCTGCGGCGCGCGCTGGAACTGAACCCCGCGTTCGTCGACGCCTCGGTCGAACTCGGCATGGCGCTGCTGGAAAGCGGCGATCTCCCGGCAGCGCGGGAGGCCTTCGAGGCGGCGGAGCGGATGCGGGCCGGGCGGGCGGCCGAGGGTCTGGCCCGGGCGCGCCGGGCGCTCGAGGAGGGGCGGGTCGATCTGGCGCGCGACCTGTACAAGGACGTGTTCGCCACCGACCGGTCGTCGTTTCGCCAGGCGCTCGAGGCGGCGCTCGCCCACCTGCGGGCCGAACGCTGGGAGGAAGCGGCAGAGCGCCTCCAGGAGGCGGCGGAGATCTTCCCGCGCTACGCGGACGTCCAGAACTATCTCGGGGTCGCCCTCGCCGAGGCGGGACGACTCGAGCCGGCGATCGAGGCGTTCGAGCGCTCGGTGGAGATCCACCCCGACTACCTGACCGGCTGGCTCAACCTCGCCTACGCGGCCGCGGCCGCCGGGCGGACGGAGAGGGCGCGGGAGGCGCTGGCCGAAGTGCTCCGGCGCGAGCCGGACAACGGCCCGGCCACCCACCTCGCCGAGACGCTCCGCGAGCGGGATGCGGACCGAGGCCGCGCCGGCGGTGCGGCACCGGGACGATGATGACGCTCCGGGCAGCGGGACGGACCGACCGCGGCCGCGTCCGGCCGCACAACGAGGACTCGCTCCTGGTGGACCCGAAGCGGGCCGTGGCCGCGGTGGCGGACGGGATGGGCGGCCACGCGGCCGGCGAGGTCGCCTCCCGCCTCGCGGTCGAGGCTCTCGACGAGACGCTCACCGAGGCCCCGCGGGACGCCGACGCGGTGCCCGAGCTGCTGCGGCGTGCGGTGGCGGAGGCGAACCGGAGGATCGCCGAGACGATCCGCGAGCACCCCGAGTACCACGGCATGGGAACGACGCTCGTCGCCGCGGTCTGGGCGGGCGACCGCCTCTTCGTGGCCCACGTGGGGGACTCCCGCGCCTATCTGATCCGGGACGGGAGGATCCGGCAGCTCACGACCGACCACTCGTTCGTCAACGAACTCGTTCGCCTCGGGATGATCTCCCGCGAACAGGCCGCCCGGGATCCGCGCCGCAACGTCGTGACGCGGGCGCTGGGCAGCGGCCCGGTGGTGGTTCCCGACGTGATCGAGGAACGCATCCTCCCCGGCGACACCATCCTTCTCTGTTCCGACGGGCTGAGCAGCATGCTCGACGACGCCCGCATCCTCGAGACGGTCCGCCGGGCGCAGGGGGATCTGGAGCGCGGCTGCGCCGACCTGATCGCCGCTGCGAACGAGGCCGGCGGCGAGGACAACGTCACCGTCGTCCTGGCCAGCCCGGCCCCGCAGGCGCCGCCGCCCGCCGACGCGGCGGAGACCGGCCCGATCACGGAGGGGGCCTGAGGATCCCGCCGCCGCAAGCGCGGCGCTTGCGGAATGTTGACCGGTTTCGGCGTACCTTCTATATTCCGAGCGATTTTCGGGAGCCACCCTCCGTGCCTTCGCACCGCCCGACCCCATCGACCGCG comes from Acidobacteriota bacterium and encodes:
- a CDS encoding tetratricopeptide repeat protein is translated as MRALKVVRQHFRNYHLKSGVYHFHRGEHGPAADFLTRAIEQDEEISAADRRAALYYLVQTRIGAAESFAARGELERAAEEYRRALAVMPDYPDVHFRLARTLRRLDRLEESLAHLRRALELNPAFVDASVELGMALLESGDLPAAREAFEAAERMRAGRAAEGLARARRALEEGRVDLARDLYKDVFATDRSSFRQALEAALAHLRAERWEEAAERLQEAAEIFPRYADVQNYLGVALAEAGRLEPAIEAFERSVEIHPDYLTGWLNLAYAAAAAGRTERAREALAEVLRREPDNGPATHLAETLRERDADRGRAGGAAPGR
- a CDS encoding Stp1/IreP family PP2C-type Ser/Thr phosphatase, producing the protein MTLRAAGRTDRGRVRPHNEDSLLVDPKRAVAAVADGMGGHAAGEVASRLAVEALDETLTEAPRDADAVPELLRRAVAEANRRIAETIREHPEYHGMGTTLVAAVWAGDRLFVAHVGDSRAYLIRDGRIRQLTTDHSFVNELVRLGMISREQAARDPRRNVVTRALGSGPVVVPDVIEERILPGDTILLCSDGLSSMLDDARILETVRRAQGDLERGCADLIAAANEAGGEDNVTVVLASPAPQAPPPADAAETGPITEGA